Genomic window (Desulforapulum autotrophicum HRM2):
TTAGGAGACCCTAGTCTATTTATAGCGGTATGTAATCCTGCCCCGGCTCAGATCGTAAGGTGACATTTCAACAGTAACCTTGTCACCCGGCAGAATCTTGATAAAGTGCATTCTCATCTTGCCCGAAATATGTGCAAGGAGCTGATGCTTGTTTTCAAGCTCAACCTTGAACATGGCATTGGGCAGCGTTTCAAGCACTGTCCCTTCTACCTTTATGGGTTCTTCCTTTGCCATTTTTTAAAATTCCTTTGCATATCTATTGTTTGTCGCCATGTCATAAACGCCAGTACTATCGCCTGGACTTGACACTGCCGGATTTTCCAAGAAACCCTTCGTAGTTTCGTGTAATGAGGTGGGATTCAATTTGGGAAACCGTATCAATGGATACACCGACAACAATGAGAAGTGCAGTCCCACCAAAATAAAAGGGCACATTGAATT
Coding sequences:
- the infA gene encoding translation initiation factor IF-1, producing the protein MAKEEPIKVEGTVLETLPNAMFKVELENKHQLLAHISGKMRMHFIKILPGDKVTVEMSPYDLSRGRITYRYK